The genomic segment cagtttactgttcGTCTCGTGTTCATGACCTCGGTTCTGATCTGGATCCTTCATCTGTGAAAGTGGACAGTTCATTGATGAAGAGACGAGACATCAGCAGACGACTCTGTGACGTCAGTGTCAGTCCTGAGTCCGTCAGAACACCAACACAGTCCAGTCGTCtctctggttctggtctctgtCTCTTCATGTTCTCCAGCTGGTCTCAGACGTTTCTCAGTTCCGTCTCTGAGGTCGAATCTGTCTATGTCCACTAAGTACTGCGTCCAGAGTCAGAGCAGTTTCTCAGGAGGACTTGAGATTAAAGTTTCTCGGGTCGGTCCCATCAGAACGTCCTCCAGAACAGACGGATGGACGTCAGCAGCCTTCAGACTCTGAACGAGTCTCTGGACCGTCGCCTTCCTGCCGTCACGTCGTCTCCACTGAACCAGACCGGCCAGAACTGCCGCCTGAATACTGAGGGAGTGATCGGACCGGCAACGGAACACGGCCTCGGCGGACAGACCCAGATCCATCAGGACCGACTCCCATTCAGCACCAAGCCGAGACGCCAGGCGGGACAGCTCCTGGTCTGAAGGAACCTTCTGGAGAACCGAGTCAGGAAGACGGCAAACGTCTGCAGAGTGAGCGACAGTCAAGATTATAATCTGAGCCACAGACGATCCGAACTACTTCAGATTATTTCTCAGAACCTCAACTTTCTCTGGACCTTAATCTTAAAGTTTGTTTCCAGATTAAAATCTCATTTCGAATTGAATCTCAGATTTATGACTTTGTTTCAAAAGTCATGATGACAATAATCTGAAGAAGCAGCTTCATGTGACTCATCTCAGCTTCAATCTGTTTAATCTCCACCTCTAATCTGAGAACCATCAAACTTCAGATTAAAATCTCAGAAATTAAAGAAACTTAAATAACTTTTAAATCTTTCATTTCAGATAATGATATTAGATTTCTGACTTTTATAAATCTACTGTTGGTAAATCTCATCTTCACTTTCAGATTCAATCCCACCTTATTTTTAATTCTCGTAATTTGAACTgtaatcttttatttgaaaactttaCGTTAGATTTCAGACTTTTATCAGCAGCTGTGGTTAAATCTTTaactccacttcctgtctgtgacatcatcacagcgTCACTGAGCCCAGCAGCAGTTGAAGCTCAGGTGAGGCGCTACAGGTAACTGTCCTGCCTGGCCTCCTCTCATTGGACCACAGcgtcaacaaacacaaagagaaaataacacgatcagctgtgttcagtcaacacacagtgtgtgtctgtgtgaggtcacagtgacacacaattaatacacacacacacacacacacacacacacacatacacacacacacacgcacacacacacagataatcaATAGATTCATTACAACACTTGTCCTGAATGGCACCTGCCTCATGAACGTCTGTCAACGATTCTTCTCTATaaattaacaacaacagcaataaaatgtGTCTAATATTGTGTAAGTGATTAATTTGAGGTGTGATTTCATGTTTGGAGTCTGGCGGATTGTTTCAACTATCTCTgaagacactgacacacatccTGAGATGTGGAGGCCTTTCTGAGTATATCCATCCTGACTGAGCCTGACTGAGCCTGACTGAGCCTGACTGAGCCTGACGTACCTTCTGAGACTTTAGCCTCTGTGTCGTCACTTAATCTGAACCTCTGTCACAACATCTGGACTTTAATCTCAGattatgatttttctttctcttttaaattCTATCTATAATTTAAATTCtcttttcaaatatatatttaaaactTCTGACAGTAATCTCAGAATAATTATCTTcttcaacaacacaaaaatcaacaactttttatttgaaatctTAATCTCAGGTATTAGTTTTTCTGACATGTTGGactccaggtccaggtccaggtccaggtccaggtccacTCCAGTGCAGTGAGCTGGATGGACAGCTCAGAAATCCTTAAACAGTTTTAAACAGACGTCAGAGTCTCTGTGTGGATCCAATCCAGATTTAAGACTCAACTCACTGCTGTGGTCCAGAAACAGGTGCTGTCCGTGTGTCTGTGCTCACCTGTGGAGCCGAGTCCAGGTCCAGGTGCAAGTCCAGGTTCAGGTCCGGGTCCAGGTCCTGGTCGTGTCtggagctccagcagcagcttgtctCGGACCCAGCTGAAGTCGTCTAGAGACCGCAGGAAGGCGTGGAAGGCCCGGGGCCCGCGGCTCGGCAGGAGGTCCAGCAGCTTCAGggtcttctgtctgtttgtcgGCTGAGACTCGATATGTTCCACCTGAGCCTCCGTCAAAATGTCGTCCTGGTACAGGAGCGGAACGATAGTGTCGCTGACCAGCAGCTGCCCGGACAGTTCCAGCCTGTGTGCCCGCAGCAGAGCTCTGTGTGCCGGGTCCATAGAGGAAAACAGCCGCTCCTGCTTCTATCAGTTATAAAGTTGTGTTGTTATGAACTACCATGATGACCCGTCATGAAAACTGTGACACGGTTCCGGTCCGCACAACTACATGTGTTCAATGTTATTGTGTCCGACTCGAAACATACGAGCGGAACAAAGGTTTCGCCAGTGTTAACAGCTCAGTTTATCTTGAACGTTTTCCCGGCTTGAAATCTTCTAATTGCATAAAAATCTTCAATAATTGGTAACACGTTTACAGGTTGTGAATAATTACGAACAGGTCTTCAATTCGGCATATATGTGATACACCAGGTATCATTAACATTTAAGGAAACCTCAACGTTTCGCCCCAACGCTTGTTTCAACAGCCGTGGACAGTAGCTAGCAAACAGCGTAAGCTAATACTTAAACGAAGCTAATGCTAAAATGAAAAGTGTGTAGGAGATCAGTCAGACTCCGAATGTGAAAGAATAATCCAATTCATCCGATACGTTTATATGCGATGTTCTGTCAGTTGTTAATAATGAACAACAAAAGACCAAATCTATAACtggaacattttttaatgaagttCGGTTGAATAGTCTACAACGGATCGTCTTGGGCCAGACTCAGTTTAATCGACTTTATGACAGTTTATATTACATATTCAAAATCATCAGAGAAtcatattcatt from the Acanthopagrus latus isolate v.2019 chromosome 14, fAcaLat1.1, whole genome shotgun sequence genome contains:
- the cradd gene encoding death domain-containing protein CRADD, encoding MDPAHRALLRAHRLELSGQLLVSDTIVPLLYQDDILTEAQVEHIESQPTNRQKTLKLLDLLPSRGPRAFHAFLRSLDDFSWVRDKLLLELQTRPGPGPGPEPGLAPGPGLGSTDVCRLPDSVLQKVPSDQELSRLASRLGAEWESVLMDLGLSAEAVFRCRSDHSLSIQAAVLAGLVQWRRRDGRKATVQRLVQSLKAADVHPSVLEDVLMGPTRETLISSPPEKLL